The Halorubrum sp. BV1 genome contains the following window.
TCGACGATGTGCCGCACCGCCTGGGGGTCGAGTCGCGACCCCCATCCCTCTGCGGTGCCGACAAAGAGCGGATCGGCCGACGAGGGGCAGTCCGGTCGGATCGCGAGCCACGCTTTGAGAACTCGCGCCAACTCGTCGTCAACGGGGATCACGGTACTGCGCTTACGCTTGTTCGATGCCGAGCGGACCTCGTCGTTCAACGTTTCGCCAACGGTCGCATCAGGCGTCACGTACACCGAATTCGGCCGACCGGCGAGTACCGGTCTGGTTCCGAGATCGTACGCCTCGTTCAGCTCGTCGTCGTCGATCGCGACGTCGCGGAGATCGAGGTTACAGCACTCACCGACCCGCATCCCGGTCTTCAAGAGCGTCACGACGAGAGCGCGGTGAAGCGGATGGGTGATGCCGGAGACGAACGTTCGCATCGCGGGAATCGAAATGTCCCGGCGGGCCGGGTCCGTGTCGATCGTTTCGTCCATCTCTTCGACGACAAGCGTCATCGGATTGCCGTCGAACGCGCCGACCTCGGTCATATACCCGTAGAATCGGTGCAGATACGCCGCGTACGTCGCTACCGTGCTGTCGGCGAGTTCACCTCGGAGCGAGTGAATGAACGCCATACAGTCGCGGTGCGTGGCCGTCTCGGGGGTGGACGTCTCGTCGAGAAACGCCTCGAACTGCCGGAGCACGCGCTCGTACGACTCGCGCGTCCTCGACGTCTTCCCGTGATAGGTCAGATCTTCGATGAAATACTCAACCGGATCGTCGATATCGGCGGGGGCACGCGTGCTACTCATCGACGAGCGCGTATCCCCCTCGCCGGCCGTTGTATTTGATGCGGTTCCGATCCTGCAACTCGTCGAGTGCGTCCTCTAAGCGATCTTCGAAGTCGCCGCGCAGCGCGTCGACGAGTTCGTCCCACGACTGCGGTCCGTCAGCAAGAACCCGTTCCACCTCTGTTTCGAGGTCGTGACTCCCGGGGGTTTCGTCCGTGGAAGCGGTCTCCTCGGTGCTCGACGGTTCCGAGAGAGAAAATCCACGTCTCCCGGCCTGTACCATCGTTCTGACGAACTCGCTTTGCGACATGTCCAGCTCGTTCGCGTGAGTCTGCCACCGATCTTTCTGCTCGGCGGGCACGTACGTTTTCACTGAACGGCGATCACTCATCTCGATGTACCGTTTTGCGGCCGGTACCTTCAATTTACCCCATAATTCAGGATAAGTGACTTTATCTGTGGTTGTAGTACCTTCTAGATGACGGGGATAACTAGTTATATTGAATTATAGAACTATAAGCGCAGCAAACTGTTCCTAGATTATAGGATATATTACTGCTGCAAAATACTATGTCATATGTTTGTATGTTTGTCAGCCGGAGCCAGCGTGACCGGAGATGGTCGCCGGACGGCGTGTCTCCACAGACAGCCCGATCGCTGGCGCGAATGAATCGTGCGTCGCACTGGAAAGTACGACAACTCGCTTGTGGGACTCAAGATGCGCTCGATCGATGTGAGCGTCGCGCATCGCTGTCTCTCTCCGTCTTCAAAATAATCTGAATGATCCGACATATTATTGGTTAATAGATATGTGTTCTGCAACCTCGACGTACTCATCTGAGCGTGCTGTGTAGGGTGGCTGTCCGGGAAACGGGCGGTAGAAGGACAACGAGAAACGCTCTCGCTGGTGTCTGTCTCACTACCCGTATCGTTCTATTTCTGACCGTATACGCCGTTGTTCGGCTTATTTCGATGGCGACAGATACACGCACGATCAGTCAGCGTGGCGGATCTTCTAAGTGATTCTACTCGCCTAGACTGTCGGTTCGTCTCGTGATCAGAGCCAATTCATCCGACGAATTGGAAACCAGAACAATATCTGAAAACGAGAGGTCGGAGATTGAGTGACGAGTGAAGATCTACTAACCGCGATACAAGGCGACCGTTCGGGTGTGTCCAGATCGCGTTGGGCCTGTTCGCGTCTGGGTCTTTTTTACACCGCTGTTTCGGTCGCTGCTCACACAGCACTATTTGTGGCACACACGCCAAGTATATTGTATAGTGCTATACAAACGAACCTGGCCTTGATGAATCGTTCGAGCCGCTTTCGACCGTCTCGCGGAGATCTCGCATGAAGCGCTCGTTTCAGCTGCGCCACAGTCTCGATTGATCGGGCACCGTCCCCAACTCTAAGCGCTTACAGAGTGTGGAGTGGCTACCGAGGTACTCGAGAAGTGCTGTTTCGTGTTCCCGCCCGTGGATTCCTCGTCCTCTGTACCGAGTCGCTGGTTGAACAGGGCGGTCGCTCGTTCGTACCCGCTGTATCCGTCGAACCGCTCTGTGTCGTCGGTCATCGCCCAGTACGTCGCTTTGTGTTCGACGGGATCTCGGTCTCTTCAAGTCAATTTACCACGAAGAGAGAACGTACCGATAGTATATTTCCGCTATGTGGCGTAGTATCAGTATGGAATCTTCTCCGCTCAGCCAGCGTCGCGACTTCCGAACGCTGTTCGACGAACTCGACGGCGTTGCGCTCTGGGCGGCGACGGAGCCCGGCGAGTTCGACTACATCAGCGACGGATTCGAGGACATCTGGGGGATTCCCCCCGAGAAAGTCATAGACGACGTGAACGAACTGTACGAGACGATCCACCCCGACGACCGGGACCGCGTTCGCGCGAACATCGAGGAATCAACCCATGATCTCCGTGATGTCACGTACGAGGGGCGGGTCGTCCGTCTCGACGGATCAGTGCGGTGGACACTCAACCGGCAGGTCATCCTGCGAGACGACGAGGGAGCGGTCAGTGAAGTCGCCGGGATATCGACCGATATCACCGACCAGAAGAACCGTGAGCAGGAGCTCGAACTGCTCAATCGGATCGTCCGTCACGACATTCGCAACGATATGGCGGTCATGCTCGGGTGGGCGGAGATGCTCGAAAAACACGTCGACGACGAGGGCAGCGAGTACCTACGGAAGATCTCAAGCAGCGGTGAGCACGTCGTCGAACTGACGGAAAATGTGCGTGACTACGTACAGACGGTCGTCTCGGAAGACGAGATTCAGACCGAGCCCGTTCGGATCTGTTCGGTGCTCGAAACAGAGGTGTCGCTCCGCGAAGAGTCGTTTCCGGAAGCCGAGTTCACGATAGCGAGCACACCGAGTGACGTCGAGGTACTGGCGGACAGTATGCTCAACTCGGTCTTTCAGAATCTCCTCAACAACGCCGTCCAACACAACGACGCGGACACGCCGCGTGTCGACGTTTCGTGTGCGGTCTCTGAGGAGACGGTCACGGTCCGGATCGCCGACAACGGTCCCGGTATCCCCGACAAGCACAAAGAGGTCATCTTCGGGAAGGGCGAACGAGGGCTCGGAAGCGAGGGAACGGGGATCGGACTCTACCTCGTGTATACGCTCGTCACGCAGTACGGTGGCGAGGTCTGGGTGGAGGACAACGAACCCACTGGTACGGTCTTCGTCGTCGAACTCCCCCGGTCCGACTGACTCCGCTAGGTGGGTCCGGACGGTGTGGAGATCTTCAGTCGGCGTCGACCACGGTGAGCGCGACTCGATGAACGCCCTTCAGCGGGCGGATTCTGGACAGAAGTTCCTCGATTCGCTCGCCTGTTCCGTCGACCGCGATAGACTCAAGACATAGGTCGCCGCTGAGGTGGACGTGGTGCACCGCGATGATCGTCTCCGTGAACTCGTGTTGGAGATCGGTCATCGCGTCCGTCACGCCGCCGTGGTGGTGATCGTAGAGTACGACCACCGTTCCGCGGCGGCTCCCGGCGAGGTTCCGGTGCCGATTGAACTCCGTGATAAATGCTCGCAGTGCGTCTCTCGTCGCTTCCGATCGGCTGTCGTACTCGCCGGTGTCGACGACGTCGTCGAGTTCCCCAAGGAGGCTCGGCGGCAGTGTGACGCTCATCCGGTCGACGTCTTCGCCCATGATGGCGTTGTGTTCCGGCAGTCTAATAGTAACCCGGTGCCGGCGCTCGTAGTCTCGTTCTCAACGAATCGATCATTCGTCGAAATGGTCGGCTGCGTCTCGTCTGGACATCCTGATACAGTATTACGATTGAGAGGAAAAGTATTATCACCGGTTGGAGATGGGTAGACGTACGCATGCACATCCCGGATGGCTTCCTCGATCCGCTGGTCGCGGGTCTCTTCTGGGTCGGCTCCGGCATCGCCATCGGCATCGCCGTGAGGCGTGCCCGCCGCGAACTCGGCGACGAGCGGACACCGCTTCTCGGCGTCGTCGCCGCGGGACTGTTCGCCGCACAGATGTTGAACTGGCCGATTCCGGGTGGTACGAGCGCTCACTTCGTCGGTGGTGCGTTCGCCGGTATCCTCCTCGGTCCCGCTCTCGGCATCCTTGCGATGACCGCCGTTGTGACGATCCAGGCCCTCGTGTTCGGCGACGGGGGACTCATCGCGCTCGGCGCGAACCTCTTCGCGCTGGCCGTCGTCGACGTTCTCGTCGGTTACGCGGTCTTCCGCGGGCTCAAGGGCGTCCACGAGACGGGTGCCGCCTTCGTCGCTGGCTGGGTTGCGGTTACGGCGAGCGCGCTCGCGGTCGGGGCGGGGGTCGGGGCTTCTTCGGCGTTCGCGTACGAACTCGGCGTGACCGTGCCGATCATGGCGGGCGGACACGCGCTGTTGGGAATCATTGAAGGCGCGATCACGGCCACCGTGTACGGCTACGTCGCGGATGCTCGACCGGACCTCGTCCTCGGACGGACCGCCGACGAGAGGGTCTCGCCAGAGGTGGGCCTTTGAACGCGCCAAGCGGCTCGTGGCGGAGGCCTGGGCTCGCCGTCCTCGTCGTCCTCGTCGTTCTTTCGCCCGTGTTCGGGTGGGCGTCGGGCGTCGTCGGATACGCTGAACCGCTCGAACACGCCGCGGAGGTCACCGGCGCGGCCGACGAAGCGAACTCCGCCGCCTCCGGGCTGTTCCCGAATTACTCAGTACCGGGTCTCGGTGCACCGGCGGGAACGCTCGTGTCGGCACTCGTCGGGACGGTGCTTACGCTCGTGCTCGCGCTCTGTACCGGGACGCTGCTAGAACGGTGACCGGCGTCTTTGGTCGCTCGCTCGCGTCGATCACGGGGGCGCTCCGGGCGGTCTTCGCGGCCGAACGGGTCGCCGCGAGCGACGGGTTTCTCCAGCGGCGCGACCCGCGAGTGTCGCTGTGTTCGCTTGCCGGCCTCGCGCTCGCGGTACTGATCACGCGAACGGTCGCGGTGACGTTCGCGTTCGGCGTCGTGACGGTCGTGCTGGCGAAGATATCTGCCGTTCCGATCCGTCGTCTCCTCGCTCGATCCGCCGTCGTCCCGCTCGTGTCCGCGTTCGCCGTTCTGCCGCAGGCGGCGTTGATTCCCGGAAACGCGCTCGTGCAGGCGGTCGGCGTCACGATCACAGACGCCGGCGTCGCGTATGTCGTCGCCTTCACGCTCCGCGTCGGCGTCGGCGTCGCACTCTTATCTCTCGTCGTGTTGACGACGCCGTTTTCGTCCGTTATCGCCGCCATGCGCCGACTCCGCGTCCCCGTCGCGCTCGTGTGGGTTATCGCCATCACCTACCGGTACCTGTTCTTGTTCTTCGA
Protein-coding sequences here:
- a CDS encoding tyrosine-type recombinase/integrase; the encoded protein is MSSTRAPADIDDPVEYFIEDLTYHGKTSRTRESYERVLRQFEAFLDETSTPETATHRDCMAFIHSLRGELADSTVATYAAYLHRFYGYMTEVGAFDGNPMTLVVEEMDETIDTDPARRDISIPAMRTFVSGITHPLHRALVVTLLKTGMRVGECCNLDLRDVAIDDDELNEAYDLGTRPVLAGRPNSVYVTPDATVGETLNDEVRSASNKRKRSTVIPVDDELARVLKAWLAIRPDCPSSADPLFVGTAEGWGSRLDPQAVRHIVERYARDAGWYRTGGGATENVTPHYFRHFFTTHLRDRTGDRGVVKYLRGDVADDIIDTYTHDWGNQVRETYERNMYSLLE
- a CDS encoding DUF5805 domain-containing protein, yielding MSDRRSVKTYVPAEQKDRWQTHANELDMSQSEFVRTMVQAGRRGFSLSEPSSTEETASTDETPGSHDLETEVERVLADGPQSWDELVDALRGDFEDRLEDALDELQDRNRIKYNGRRGGYALVDE
- a CDS encoding HAMP domain-containing sensor histidine kinase is translated as MESSPLSQRRDFRTLFDELDGVALWAATEPGEFDYISDGFEDIWGIPPEKVIDDVNELYETIHPDDRDRVRANIEESTHDLRDVTYEGRVVRLDGSVRWTLNRQVILRDDEGAVSEVAGISTDITDQKNREQELELLNRIVRHDIRNDMAVMLGWAEMLEKHVDDEGSEYLRKISSSGEHVVELTENVRDYVQTVVSEDEIQTEPVRICSVLETEVSLREESFPEAEFTIASTPSDVEVLADSMLNSVFQNLLNNAVQHNDADTPRVDVSCAVSEETVTVRIADNGPGIPDKHKEVIFGKGERGLGSEGTGIGLYLVYTLVTQYGGEVWVEDNEPTGTVFVVELPRSD
- a CDS encoding CopG family ribbon-helix-helix protein, with the protein product MGEDVDRMSVTLPPSLLGELDDVVDTGEYDSRSEATRDALRAFITEFNRHRNLAGSRRGTVVVLYDHHHGGVTDAMTDLQHEFTETIIAVHHVHLSGDLCLESIAVDGTGERIEELLSRIRPLKGVHRVALTVVDAD
- a CDS encoding energy-coupling factor ABC transporter permease; translation: MHIPDGFLDPLVAGLFWVGSGIAIGIAVRRARRELGDERTPLLGVVAAGLFAAQMLNWPIPGGTSAHFVGGAFAGILLGPALGILAMTAVVTIQALVFGDGGLIALGANLFALAVVDVLVGYAVFRGLKGVHETGAAFVAGWVAVTASALAVGAGVGASSAFAYELGVTVPIMAGGHALLGIIEGAITATVYGYVADARPDLVLGRTADERVSPEVGL
- a CDS encoding PDGLE domain-containing protein, with translation MNAPSGSWRRPGLAVLVVLVVLSPVFGWASGVVGYAEPLEHAAEVTGAADEANSAASGLFPNYSVPGLGAPAGTLVSALVGTVLTLVLALCTGTLLER
- the cbiQ gene encoding cobalt ECF transporter T component CbiQ; the encoded protein is MTGVFGRSLASITGALRAVFAAERVAASDGFLQRRDPRVSLCSLAGLALAVLITRTVAVTFAFGVVTVVLAKISAVPIRRLLARSAVVPLVSAFAVLPQAALIPGNALVQAVGVTITDAGVAYVVAFTLRVGVGVALLSLVVLTTPFSSVIAAMRRLRVPVALVWVIAITYRYLFLFFDELQRLVLARNSRTTGRGLSGGWRDASRIAGTFLLRTLDRGECVGRGMRARGGARPPSPYGRRQAVDWYGYALVLCSAAAVVAAGVIRWGP